A region from the Streptomyces sp. 3214.6 genome encodes:
- a CDS encoding inorganic phosphate transporter — MDTFALVVTIGVALGFTYTNGFHDSANAIATSVSTRALTPRAALAMAAVMNLAGAFLGSGVAHTVSKGLIETPDGSKGMGILFAALIGAIVWNLVTWYFGLPSSSSHALFGGMVGAALAGGTDVIWSGVLEKIVIPMFVSPVVGLVVGYLVMTAILWLFRRANPHKAKRGFRIAQTVSAAGMALGHGLQDAQKTMGIVVMALVIGDVQGADDPIPVWVKIACAVMLSLGTYAGGWRIMRTLGRKIIELDPPQGFAAETTGASIMFTTAFLFKAPISTTHVITSAIMGVGATKRVNAVRWGVAKNIVLGWFITMPAAAVVAACAFWLVNLAFL, encoded by the coding sequence ATGGACACCTTTGCTCTGGTCGTGACCATTGGCGTCGCGCTCGGATTCACGTATACGAACGGCTTCCACGACTCGGCGAACGCCATTGCCACGTCTGTTTCGACGCGGGCGCTGACGCCGCGCGCCGCGCTGGCCATGGCCGCTGTGATGAACCTTGCCGGCGCTTTTCTGGGGAGTGGCGTTGCGCACACCGTCAGCAAGGGGCTGATCGAGACTCCCGACGGGTCGAAGGGGATGGGGATTCTGTTCGCCGCGTTGATCGGGGCGATCGTGTGGAATCTCGTCACGTGGTACTTCGGGTTGCCCTCGTCGTCGTCCCACGCGCTGTTCGGGGGCATGGTGGGCGCCGCGCTCGCCGGGGGCACGGATGTCATCTGGTCCGGCGTGCTCGAGAAGATCGTCATTCCGATGTTCGTCTCGCCGGTGGTGGGGCTTGTCGTCGGTTATCTGGTGATGACGGCTATTTTGTGGTTGTTCCGGCGAGCCAATCCGCACAAGGCGAAGCGGGGCTTTCGGATAGCCCAGACCGTTTCTGCGGCGGGGATGGCGCTGGGGCATGGTCTGCAGGACGCGCAGAAGACGATGGGCATCGTGGTGATGGCGTTGGTCATCGGCGATGTTCAGGGGGCCGACGATCCGATTCCGGTGTGGGTGAAGATCGCTTGTGCGGTGATGCTGTCGCTGGGGACGTATGCGGGTGGGTGGCGCATCATGCGCACGCTGGGGCGGAAGATCATTGAGCTTGATCCGCCGCAGGGGTTCGCGGCGGAGACGACCGGTGCGTCGATCATGTTCACCACGGCGTTTCTGTTCAAGGCGCCGATTTCCACGACGCATGTGATCACTTCGGCGATCATGGGTGTGGGGGCGACGAAGCGGGTCAATGCCGTGAGGTGGGGAGTCGCGAAGAACATTGTCCTGGGGTGGTTCATCACCATGCCGGCGGCTGCGGTGGTCGCGGCATGCGCGTTCTGGCTGGTGAACCTGGCGTTCCTGTAG
- a CDS encoding NUDIX hydrolase, with product MSTAKNPDGTTDTTGPTDPSHTSNPTDTSGPTDVTGPTDTVVRAAGCVLWRRSSSGGELEVCLVHRPKYDDWSHPKGKLKRGEEPLAGALREVEEETGHRAAPGARLPTMEYEANGRPKQVHYWAAEAVSGTFTPNHEVDRVLWLAPQAARDRLTQSRDRTLVDALLDVLHLA from the coding sequence ATGAGCACGGCGAAGAATCCCGATGGCACCACCGACACCACTGGCCCTACCGACCCGAGCCACACCAGCAACCCGACCGACACCAGTGGCCCCACTGACGTCACTGGCCCCACCGACACCGTTGTCCGGGCCGCCGGCTGCGTGCTGTGGCGGCGCTCCTCGTCGGGGGGTGAACTGGAGGTATGCCTCGTTCACCGCCCCAAGTACGACGACTGGTCGCACCCCAAGGGGAAGCTGAAACGCGGTGAGGAGCCGCTCGCGGGCGCGCTGCGGGAGGTCGAGGAGGAGACCGGCCACCGGGCCGCGCCCGGCGCCCGGCTGCCCACCATGGAGTACGAGGCGAACGGCCGTCCCAAGCAGGTCCACTACTGGGCGGCCGAGGCCGTCTCCGGCACGTTCACGCCGAACCACGAGGTCGACCGAGTCCTCTGGCTCGCGCCGCAGGCCGCCCGCGACCGGCTGACCCAGTCGAGGGACCGCACGCTCGTGGACGCCCTCCTGGACGTCCTCCACCTGGCATAA
- the pstA gene encoding phosphate ABC transporter permease PstA: MSHTAAVADKAPSTLRAASLPKWSPWAIAVGSLVLAVLIGLVGGLDSKVQWGLIAGLLFVFGTFGIAAKVEGRRQAKDRVATSLVWVAFILAVIPLVSLLWTTIQRGTKVLDVYFLTHSMGVVADSEPGGGIYHAIIGSLEQVGLATAIGAPVGILTAIYLVEYGRGKLAKAVTFFVDVMTGIPSIVAGLFILSLMLMLDMQPFGFAGSLALAILMMPVVVRSTEEMLKLVPNELREASLALGVPKWRTILKVVVPTSIGGIITGVMLAIARIAGETAPVLLLVFGNPFINNNPFEGAQASLPLYIYQQYAQSAGSTAAYDRAWAASLTLIAFVMILNLVARGIARWKAPKTGR; the protein is encoded by the coding sequence ATGAGCCACACAGCAGCAGTAGCAGACAAGGCCCCCAGCACGCTGCGAGCGGCCAGCCTGCCGAAGTGGTCCCCCTGGGCCATCGCCGTCGGCTCCCTCGTCCTCGCGGTCCTCATCGGCCTCGTCGGCGGGCTGGACAGCAAGGTCCAGTGGGGTCTGATCGCCGGCCTGCTCTTCGTCTTCGGCACGTTCGGCATCGCCGCGAAGGTGGAGGGCCGCCGCCAGGCGAAGGACCGGGTCGCGACGAGCCTGGTCTGGGTGGCGTTCATCCTGGCGGTCATCCCGCTGGTGTCCCTGCTGTGGACGACGATCCAGCGCGGCACGAAGGTCCTCGACGTCTACTTCCTCACCCACTCGATGGGCGTGGTCGCCGACTCCGAGCCCGGCGGCGGCATCTACCACGCCATCATCGGCAGCCTGGAGCAGGTGGGCCTCGCCACGGCGATCGGCGCCCCGGTCGGCATCCTGACGGCGATCTACCTGGTGGAGTACGGGCGCGGCAAGCTGGCGAAGGCCGTCACGTTCTTCGTGGACGTCATGACCGGCATCCCGTCCATCGTCGCGGGCCTGTTCATCCTCAGCCTCATGCTGATGCTGGACATGCAGCCGTTCGGCTTCGCCGGCTCGCTGGCGCTGGCGATCCTGATGATGCCGGTCGTCGTACGCTCGACAGAGGAAATGCTGAAGCTGGTCCCGAACGAGCTGCGCGAGGCGTCTCTCGCCCTGGGCGTCCCGAAGTGGCGCACGATCCTGAAGGTGGTAGTCCCGACGTCGATCGGAGGCATCATCACGGGCGTGATGCTGGCGATCGCCCGTATCGCGGGCGAGACGGCTCCGGTGCTGCTGTTGGTCTTCGGCAACCCGTTCATCAACAACAACCCCTTCGAGGGTGCGCAGGCGTCGCTCCCGCTGTACATCTACCAGCAGTACGCGCAGAGCGCGGGTTCGACGGCTGCCTACGACCGTGCCTGGGCGGCGTCGCTCACGCTGATCGCCTTCGTGATGATCCTGAACCTGGTGGCCCGCGGCATCGCCCGCTGGAAGGCCCCGAAGACCGGTCGCTGA
- the pstC gene encoding phosphate ABC transporter permease subunit PstC, whose protein sequence is MDISTHKSDTDDTPPPTAPPAATAEQKRAARAATRPGDRIFLALSRGSGIFLLVIMAAIAAFLTYRAYLAISKDDANFLTTFEWNTGIVPPKFGIAVLAFGTVVSSIIAMVIAVPIAVAIALFITHYAPRRLSGPIAYVIDLLAAVPSIVYGLWGALILVPHMDGLFGWLNDYFGWTGVFSWDEGAPRSMLTVGILLAVMVLPVITNVSREVFRQVPQMHEEAALALGATRWEVIRMSVIPFGRSGVISASMLGLGRALGETMAVATVLSPDFDIHASLLNPGGGTFAQNIASKFNEATEFGRDALIASGLVLFVITLLVNGAARMIIARRAEYSGANA, encoded by the coding sequence ATGGACATATCGACGCACAAGTCAGACACGGACGACACCCCTCCCCCCACGGCCCCGCCGGCCGCGACCGCCGAGCAGAAGCGCGCGGCCCGCGCCGCCACCCGACCCGGTGACCGCATCTTCCTGGCGCTCTCCCGCGGCTCGGGCATCTTCCTGTTGGTGATCATGGCCGCCATCGCGGCCTTCCTCACCTACCGGGCCTACCTCGCCATCAGCAAGGACGACGCCAACTTCCTCACCACCTTCGAGTGGAACACCGGCATCGTCCCGCCGAAGTTCGGCATCGCGGTCCTGGCCTTCGGCACGGTGGTCTCGTCGATCATCGCCATGGTCATCGCCGTTCCGATCGCGGTGGCCATCGCCCTGTTCATCACGCACTACGCCCCGCGCAGGCTGAGCGGCCCGATCGCATACGTGATCGACCTGCTCGCCGCCGTGCCGTCCATCGTGTACGGCCTGTGGGGCGCCCTGATCCTCGTACCGCACATGGACGGTCTGTTCGGCTGGCTCAACGACTACTTCGGCTGGACCGGCGTCTTCTCCTGGGACGAGGGCGCCCCGCGCTCGATGCTCACGGTGGGCATCCTGCTGGCCGTGATGGTCCTGCCGGTCATCACCAACGTCAGCCGCGAGGTGTTCCGCCAGGTCCCGCAGATGCACGAGGAGGCGGCCCTGGCGCTCGGCGCCACCCGCTGGGAGGTCATCCGCATGTCGGTGATCCCCTTCGGCCGCTCCGGAGTGATCTCGGCGTCGATGCTGGGCCTCGGCCGCGCACTGGGCGAGACGATGGCGGTGGCCACGGTCCTGTCTCCCGACTTCGACATCCACGCCAGCCTGCTCAACCCGGGCGGCGGCACCTTCGCCCAGAACATCGCCAGCAAGTTCAACGAGGCGACGGAGTTCGGCCGTGACGCGCTCATCGCCTCCGGTCTGGTCCTGTTCGTCATCACCTTGCTGGTCAATGGCGCGGCACGCATGATCATCGCCCGGCGCGCGGAGTACTCGGGGGCCAACGCATGA
- a CDS encoding RNA degradosome polyphosphate kinase, which produces MNPAVPEPSPPPEGNQPPKGSAAIPPARSDAPVTLLARNNGFMSQSDATAQVQHAQPSVGSIAAHRPHTVSAAVSDLEPDIDADLDAYEESPYDGPELPQGRFLDRERSWLAFNERVLELAEDPNTPLLERANFLAIFASNLDEFFMVRVAGLKRRIATGVATRSASGLQPREVLEMIWARSRELMARHAATYHEDIAPALAEEGIHLVRWSELTEKEQARLFTLFRHQIFPVLTPLAVDPAHPFPYISGLSLNLAVVVRNPVSGHDHFARVKVPPLLSRFLEASPGRYVPIEDVIGAHLEELFPGMEVLEHHAFRLTRNEDLEVEEDDAENLLQALEKELMRRRFGPPVRLEVEESINREVLDLLVRELKISEAEVYPLPGPLDLTGLFRIHGLDRPELKYKKFIAGTHRDLAEVESASAPDVFAALRSRDVLLHHPYDSFSTSVQAFLEQAAADPDVLAIKQTLYRTSGDSPIVDALIEAAESGKQVLVLVEIKARFDEHANIKWARKLEEAGCHVVYGLVGLKTHCKLSLVVRQEGDTLRRYCHVGTGNYHPKTARLYEDLGLLTADPQVGADLSDLFNRLSGYSRRETYRRLLVAPKSLRDGLISRVDKEVQHHRAGRPAHIRIKVNSIVDEALIDSLYRASQAGVPVDVWVRGICAVRPGVPGLSENIRVRSILGRFLEHSRVFGFGNGGEPEVWIGSADMMHRNLDRRIEALVRVIDPAHRASLNRMLETGMSDSTASWHLGPDGDWIRHATDTDGAPLRNIQEMLIDARRRRRGTATP; this is translated from the coding sequence ATGAACCCCGCCGTGCCCGAGCCTTCGCCGCCCCCCGAGGGGAATCAGCCCCCCAAAGGGTCCGCCGCGATCCCGCCCGCACGTTCAGACGCGCCTGTCACGCTGCTGGCGCGGAACAATGGGTTTATGAGCCAGTCAGACGCCACGGCACAGGTCCAGCACGCACAGCCCTCAGTGGGCTCCATAGCCGCGCACCGCCCGCACACCGTGTCGGCCGCGGTCTCCGACCTGGAACCCGACATCGACGCGGACCTCGACGCCTACGAGGAGTCGCCGTACGACGGGCCCGAGCTGCCCCAGGGTCGTTTCCTCGACCGGGAGCGCAGCTGGCTCGCGTTCAACGAGCGGGTCCTGGAGCTCGCCGAGGACCCGAACACCCCCCTCCTCGAACGCGCGAACTTCCTCGCCATCTTCGCCAGCAACCTGGACGAGTTCTTCATGGTCCGGGTGGCCGGACTGAAGCGCCGCATCGCCACCGGCGTCGCCACCCGCTCCGCCTCCGGTCTCCAGCCGCGCGAGGTGCTGGAGATGATCTGGGCCCGCTCGCGCGAGCTCATGGCCCGGCACGCCGCGACGTACCACGAGGACATCGCCCCCGCCCTCGCGGAGGAGGGCATCCACCTGGTCCGCTGGAGCGAGCTGACGGAGAAGGAGCAGGCCCGCCTCTTCACGCTGTTCCGGCACCAGATCTTCCCCGTCCTCACCCCCCTCGCCGTGGACCCCGCGCACCCCTTCCCGTACATCTCGGGTCTCTCGCTCAACCTCGCGGTCGTCGTGCGCAACCCGGTCAGCGGTCACGACCACTTCGCGCGCGTCAAGGTGCCGCCGCTGCTGTCCCGCTTCCTGGAGGCCTCCCCGGGCCGCTACGTCCCCATCGAGGACGTCATCGGCGCCCACCTGGAGGAGCTCTTCCCGGGCATGGAGGTGCTGGAGCACCACGCCTTCCGGCTCACCCGCAACGAGGACCTCGAGGTCGAGGAGGACGACGCCGAGAACCTCCTGCAGGCCCTGGAGAAGGAACTCATGCGGCGCCGCTTCGGGCCGCCGGTGCGCCTGGAGGTCGAGGAGTCCATCAACCGCGAGGTGCTGGACCTGCTGGTGCGCGAGCTGAAGATCTCCGAGGCCGAGGTCTACCCGCTGCCCGGCCCCCTCGACCTCACCGGTCTCTTCCGCATCCACGGCCTCGACCGTCCCGAGCTGAAGTACAAGAAGTTCATCGCCGGCACCCACCGCGACCTCGCCGAGGTCGAGTCGGCGTCCGCGCCCGACGTCTTCGCGGCGCTGCGCTCCCGGGACGTGCTCCTGCACCACCCCTACGACAGCTTCTCCACCTCCGTCCAGGCCTTCCTGGAGCAGGCGGCCGCCGACCCGGACGTCCTCGCCATCAAGCAGACCCTGTACCGGACCTCGGGCGACTCCCCGATCGTCGACGCGCTCATCGAGGCCGCCGAGTCCGGCAAGCAGGTCCTCGTCCTGGTCGAGATCAAGGCCCGCTTCGACGAGCACGCCAACATCAAGTGGGCGCGGAAGCTGGAGGAGGCCGGCTGCCATGTCGTCTACGGCCTGGTCGGCCTGAAGACGCACTGCAAGCTGTCGCTGGTGGTCCGGCAGGAAGGCGACACCCTGCGCCGCTACTGCCACGTCGGCACCGGCAACTACCACCCCAAGACGGCCCGGCTCTACGAGGACCTCGGACTGCTCACCGCGGACCCGCAGGTCGGCGCGGACCTCTCGGACCTGTTCAACCGGCTCTCCGGCTACTCCCGCCGCGAGACCTACCGCCGGCTGCTCGTCGCCCCCAAGTCCCTGCGCGACGGCCTGATCTCGCGCGTCGACAAGGAAGTCCAGCACCACCGCGCCGGACGGCCCGCGCACATCCGCATCAAGGTCAACTCGATCGTCGACGAAGCGCTCATCGACTCCCTCTACCGCGCGTCCCAGGCGGGCGTGCCGGTCGATGTGTGGGTGCGTGGCATCTGCGCGGTGCGCCCGGGCGTGCCGGGGCTGTCGGAGAACATCCGGGTCCGCTCGATACTCGGCCGCTTCCTCGAACACTCCCGTGTCTTCGGCTTCGGCAACGGCGGTGAGCCCGAGGTGTGGATCGGCAGCGCCGACATGATGCACCGCAACCTCGACCGGCGTATCGAGGCCCTGGTCAGGGTCATCGACCCGGCCCACCGGGCGTCCCTGAACCGAATGCTGGAGACCGGTATGTCCGACTCCACCGCCTCCTGGCACCTCGGCCCGGACGGCGACTGGATCCGGCACGCGACGGACACGGACGGTGCGCCCCTGCGCAACATCCAGGAGATGCTCATAGACGCGCGGAGGCGCCGGCGTGGCACAGCGACACCATGA
- the pstB gene encoding phosphate ABC transporter ATP-binding protein PstB, with protein sequence MAKRIDVSGLTAYYGAHKAIEDISMTVEPRSVTAFIGPSGCGKSTFLRTLNRMHEVTSGGRVEGKVLLDDEDLYGPGVDPVSVRREVGMVFQRPNPFPTMSIFDNVAAGLRLNGSYKKSELADVVEKSLKGANLWNEVKDRLNKPGSGLSGGQQQRLCIARAIAVEPKVLLMDEPCSALDPISTLAIEDLIGELKERFTIVIVTHNMQQAARVSDRTAFFNLAAVGQPGKLIEIDETERIFSNPSVQATEDYISGRFG encoded by the coding sequence ATGGCCAAGCGAATCGACGTAAGCGGACTGACCGCCTACTACGGCGCCCACAAGGCGATCGAGGACATCTCGATGACGGTCGAACCGCGCTCGGTGACGGCCTTCATCGGCCCCTCCGGCTGCGGCAAGTCGACGTTCCTGCGCACGCTGAACCGTATGCACGAGGTGACGTCCGGCGGCCGGGTCGAGGGCAAGGTGCTCCTGGACGACGAGGACCTGTACGGCCCCGGCGTGGACCCGGTGTCCGTCCGCCGTGAGGTCGGCATGGTCTTCCAGCGCCCCAACCCCTTCCCCACGATGTCGATCTTCGACAACGTGGCCGCGGGTCTCCGCCTGAACGGCAGCTACAAGAAGAGCGAGCTGGCGGACGTCGTCGAGAAGTCCCTCAAGGGCGCGAACCTCTGGAACGAGGTCAAGGACCGCCTGAACAAGCCCGGTTCGGGCCTGTCCGGCGGCCAGCAGCAGCGGCTGTGCATCGCGCGGGCGATCGCGGTGGAACCGAAGGTCCTGCTGATGGACGAGCCCTGCTCGGCCCTCGACCCCATCTCCACCCTCGCCATCGAGGACCTGATCGGCGAGCTGAAGGAACGCTTCACGATCGTCATCGTGACCCACAACATGCAGCAGGCGGCGCGCGTCTCGGACCGCACGGCCTTCTTCAACCTGGCCGCCGTCGGCCAGCCCGGCAAGCTGATCGAGATCGACGAGACGGAGCGCATCTTCTCCAACCCGTCGGTCCAGGCCACGGAGGACTACATCTCCGGCCGCTTCGGCTAA
- a CDS encoding CHAD domain-containing protein — protein sequence MAQRHHDLTDAQAGPVTTGDALAGYLRDQATEFLRALRLHRESGGATANGSSSGAANGAAGGAAGGAQERVDAVRALRRSARRISGSLHTFRPLLDAEWSEGIRPELAWLSGTLALEQAYGARLERLLLALNRLSGTTPTPAPTPAPTPAPAPVPTPVPTPVPAQPAGRSAGDRAADRMADRMADRMADRVADRAAAHRPTAVPDRGNLTVGAAKAGALLDRQLTLARTRAHSTALQALGSSRFHAVADQVAVLASEVPLTSAAPTTDLRPLAEAAEERLSDAVAALPLVTAGSPYNAEALIHGLSPEPAPHPQDAPWHQVRLLLRLHRYACEVAHGRAAPLDVRLLSAGQALDRHRDASEAASAAAQAARTPRIAPATAYALGVLHADQRHEVEAARYAFQRSWQKQTIGTP from the coding sequence GTGGCACAGCGACACCATGACCTGACGGACGCCCAGGCCGGGCCCGTGACCACGGGGGACGCCCTCGCGGGCTACCTCCGTGACCAGGCCACGGAATTCCTGCGCGCCCTGCGCCTGCACCGCGAGAGCGGGGGCGCGACGGCGAACGGCTCGTCGAGCGGCGCGGCGAACGGCGCCGCAGGCGGCGCCGCGGGCGGCGCTCAGGAGCGCGTCGACGCGGTGCGCGCCCTGCGCCGCTCGGCCCGCCGCATCAGCGGCAGTCTGCACACCTTCCGGCCGCTCCTCGACGCCGAGTGGTCGGAGGGCATCCGCCCCGAACTGGCGTGGCTGTCGGGCACGTTGGCCCTGGAGCAGGCGTACGGGGCCCGGCTGGAGCGGCTGCTGCTGGCGCTGAACCGGCTGTCGGGCACCACCCCGACGCCCGCCCCGACGCCCGCCCCGACGCCCGCCCCGGCGCCCGTACCGACGCCCGTACCGACGCCCGTACCGGCCCAGCCGGCCGGCCGGAGCGCGGGTGACCGGGCCGCGGACCGGATGGCCGACCGGATGGCCGACCGGATGGCCGACCGGGTGGCCGACCGGGCCGCCGCCCACCGGCCGACGGCGGTCCCGGACCGCGGCAACCTGACCGTGGGCGCGGCGAAGGCGGGCGCCCTGCTGGACCGTCAGCTCACCCTCGCCCGCACCCGGGCCCACTCCACCGCCCTGCAGGCCCTCGGCTCCTCCCGCTTCCACGCCGTCGCGGACCAGGTAGCCGTCCTCGCCAGCGAGGTCCCCCTCACCTCCGCCGCCCCCACGACCGACCTGCGCCCGCTCGCCGAGGCGGCCGAGGAGCGCCTGTCCGACGCGGTCGCCGCGCTCCCGCTGGTCACCGCGGGCAGCCCGTACAACGCGGAGGCCCTGATCCACGGCCTCTCCCCGGAGCCGGCCCCGCATCCGCAGGACGCGCCCTGGCACCAGGTCCGTCTGCTGCTGCGCCTGCACCGCTACGCCTGCGAGGTCGCCCACGGCCGCGCCGCCCCCCTGGACGTCCGCCTGCTCTCGGCCGGCCAGGCCCTCGACCGGCACCGCGACGCCTCGGAGGCGGCGTCCGCGGCGGCCCAGGCGGCCCGTACGCCCCGGATCGCGCCGGCGACGGCGTACGCGCTCGGCGTGCTGCACGCCGACCAGCGGCATGAGGTGGAGGCGGCGCGGTACGCGTTCCAGCGTTCCTGGCAGAAGCAGACGATCGGCACACCCTGA
- the pstS gene encoding phosphate ABC transporter substrate-binding protein PstS — translation MKLQRMNRRALSLGALAVSGALALTACGSDDTGSSSGSSSPSSATAAAGSIKCDDAKGQLLADGSSAQKNAIDAWVKNFTQACNGVQVNYKGSGSGAGVTAFTQGQIAFAGSDSALKDDAVAASKSVCSGGQGIDLPMVAGPIAVAYNVEGVDNLVLDASTIAKIFNGKITNWNDEAIKKLNPTAKLPDQKIQPYHRSDESGTTDNFTKYLIATAKTDWPYSGGKAWQAKGGQSAAGSSGVAQGVKSTPGAIGYMELSYAKDGLGTVAINTGAAAPVKASSDGATKAVAAAQVVGTGSDLSLKLDYNTKADGAYPLTLVTYEIVCDKGNKAATLPATKAFLRYIASTDGQGILSGIDYAPIPDAIISKVRTTIEGLS, via the coding sequence GTGAAGCTTCAGCGCATGAACCGGCGGGCTCTCTCCCTCGGTGCTCTCGCCGTCTCCGGCGCCCTGGCCCTCACGGCGTGCGGCTCCGACGACACCGGCTCCAGCAGTGGCAGCAGCAGCCCGTCCTCCGCCACCGCCGCCGCCGGCTCCATCAAGTGCGACGACGCCAAGGGCCAGCTCCTCGCCGACGGCTCCTCCGCGCAGAAGAACGCGATCGACGCCTGGGTGAAGAACTTCACGCAGGCCTGCAACGGCGTCCAGGTCAACTACAAGGGCTCCGGCTCCGGCGCGGGCGTCACCGCCTTCACGCAGGGCCAGATCGCCTTCGCCGGCTCCGACTCCGCCCTGAAGGACGACGCCGTCGCCGCGTCGAAGTCGGTCTGCTCCGGCGGCCAGGGCATCGACCTGCCGATGGTCGCGGGCCCGATCGCCGTTGCCTACAACGTCGAGGGCGTCGACAACCTCGTCCTGGACGCCTCCACGATCGCCAAGATCTTCAACGGCAAGATCACCAACTGGAACGACGAGGCGATCAAGAAGCTCAACCCGACCGCCAAGCTGCCCGACCAGAAGATCCAGCCGTACCACCGCTCGGACGAGTCCGGCACCACGGACAACTTCACCAAGTACCTGATCGCCACCGCCAAGACCGACTGGCCCTACTCCGGCGGCAAGGCCTGGCAGGCCAAGGGCGGCCAGTCCGCAGCCGGTTCCTCCGGTGTCGCCCAGGGCGTCAAGTCGACCCCCGGCGCGATCGGCTACATGGAGCTGTCGTACGCCAAGGACGGTCTGGGCACCGTCGCCATCAACACCGGCGCCGCGGCACCGGTGAAGGCCTCCTCCGACGGCGCCACCAAGGCCGTCGCCGCCGCGCAGGTCGTCGGCACCGGCAGCGACCTGTCGCTGAAGCTGGACTACAACACCAAGGCCGACGGCGCCTACCCGCTCACCCTGGTCACGTACGAGATCGTCTGCGACAAGGGCAACAAGGCCGCCACCCTGCCCGCCACCAAGGCGTTCCTGCGCTACATCGCCAGCACGGACGGCCAGGGCATCCTCTCGGGCATCGACTACGCGCCGATCCCCGACGCCATCATCTCCAAGGTCCGCACCACCATCGAGGGCCTGAGCTGA
- a CDS encoding ABC transporter permease: MTALALSPAASKGTPERRPGPRWLLRLHRSALYAWTGLVVALAVALVWLWGPLTDSAADAWRQYRACPEDGLCEYDQDAIVRFKSVYMYTTGALTALPFAVAAWAGASLFGRELEHGTAQLAWTQGVSPTRWLATKLAVPTVLIAAGTGLLVALHHLMWSAGVNRIDTTKSWYDNLTLHTNGPTTVAFALLGLAGGALAGLLLRRTLPALVLALGFVGAARVLADQALPHLWPGVTKVTSLSAGPDRVGIMIDSGLVTSTGAHIPDIGCASLLPNGCADAYAKLDATGYYATYHPESHYWPLQLTTTALLLTVAAALTVAAFVLLRRTTATTPRAGEERTV, translated from the coding sequence ATGACCGCACTCGCCCTCTCCCCGGCCGCCTCGAAGGGCACCCCCGAACGCCGTCCCGGACCGCGCTGGCTGCTGCGGCTGCACCGGAGCGCCCTGTACGCCTGGACCGGCCTCGTCGTCGCCCTCGCCGTCGCCCTGGTGTGGCTGTGGGGGCCGCTCACCGACAGTGCGGCCGACGCCTGGCGGCAGTACCGCGCCTGCCCCGAGGACGGCCTCTGCGAGTACGACCAGGACGCGATCGTCCGCTTCAAGAGCGTGTACATGTACACGACCGGCGCGCTGACCGCGCTCCCCTTCGCGGTCGCCGCCTGGGCGGGTGCCTCGCTGTTCGGCCGCGAGCTGGAGCACGGCACCGCACAGCTCGCCTGGACGCAGGGGGTGTCCCCGACCCGCTGGCTGGCCACCAAGCTCGCCGTGCCGACCGTCCTGATCGCCGCTGGCACCGGCCTGCTGGTGGCGCTGCACCACCTGATGTGGTCGGCGGGCGTCAACCGCATCGACACCACCAAGAGCTGGTACGACAACCTCACCCTGCACACCAACGGCCCCACCACGGTCGCCTTCGCCCTGCTCGGCCTGGCCGGGGGCGCCCTGGCCGGCCTGCTGCTGCGCCGCACCCTGCCCGCGCTGGTCCTCGCCCTCGGCTTCGTCGGCGCCGCGCGCGTGCTCGCCGACCAGGCCCTGCCGCACCTGTGGCCGGGCGTCACCAAGGTCACGAGCCTCAGTGCCGGCCCCGACAGAGTGGGCATCATGATCGACTCGGGCCTGGTCACCTCCACCGGCGCGCACATCCCGGACATCGGCTGCGCGTCTCTCCTCCCGAACGGCTGTGCCGATGCGTACGCAAAGCTCGACGCGACCGGCTACTACGCCACCTACCACCCCGAGTCGCACTACTGGCCGCTCCAGCTGACCACGACCGCCCTCCTGCTGACAGTCGCCGCCGCCCTCACCGTGGCCGCGTTCGTCCTCCTCAGGCGCACCACCGCCACCACCCCGCGCGCGGGCGAGGAGAGGACCGTATGA